The following coding sequences lie in one Vibrio casei genomic window:
- a CDS encoding LysE/ArgO family amino acid transporter encodes MLSVVLKGAFVSGSLIVAIGSQNAFLLKSGLKNNYVMLVATICFIGDILLISTGVLGIGALLQQAPVMTEILTLCGILFLCWYGWLSAQSAWRGQSHLDIDNKEVSRNWVKVAMMTLAMTFLNPHVYIDTIVVLGGITSSLNFEEKRWFLVGALSASAIWFYGVAYIAKQLIPLFARPKTWRILDTVIAVIMFSIAAGLLKTLIPSS; translated from the coding sequence ATGTTGAGTGTGGTACTGAAAGGCGCATTTGTATCAGGCAGTTTAATTGTGGCGATTGGTAGCCAAAATGCATTTTTATTGAAGTCGGGTTTAAAAAACAATTATGTAATGCTAGTGGCAACTATTTGTTTTATCGGCGACATTTTATTGATCAGCACAGGTGTGTTGGGCATTGGGGCGTTATTGCAACAAGCGCCGGTGATGACGGAAATTTTGACTTTGTGCGGTATTTTATTTTTATGCTGGTACGGGTGGTTATCGGCTCAATCAGCGTGGCGTGGACAAAGTCATTTGGATATTGATAATAAGGAAGTTAGCCGTAATTGGGTCAAAGTCGCGATGATGACGTTGGCGATGACCTTTCTTAATCCACATGTCTACATTGATACGATTGTGGTGCTTGGCGGCATTACTTCATCATTAAATTTTGAAGAGAAACGTTGGTTCTTAGTAGGCGCGTTATCAGCTTCAGCTATTTGGTTTTATGGCGTGGCCTACATTGCGAAACAACTGATCCCGTTGTTCGCGAGACCTAAAACATGGCGAATATTGGATACGGTAATTGCGGTGATTATGTTTTCTATTGCGGCCGGGTTGCTGAAGACGTTGATCCCTAGTTCCTAG
- a CDS encoding ArgP/LysG family DNA-binding transcriptional regulator — MFDYKLLESLERIGALKSFEAAAQELNISQSAISQRITHLEQRIGCILVRRGKSLSLTPTGQALAEHVIKVKQLELDVNHLLNINQYAHQLKIVVNADSLATWWFKATEHFYQQHNVMFDILIEDQSEGLKHLEEGLAMGCLCSSDKPLAGTRCEYLGTMEYRFYCSASFHQRYFSEVHSLEEQQARLTKAPAVIFGADDKLQKQQFQKWGFNENFPYHICPSSEGLADMIVNGQGYGILPIIQAAPFADKLMDMFPEREGILVPLYWHYWQQSGSLLEKLSNVLIGSNVQKLIR; from the coding sequence ATGTTTGACTACAAATTATTAGAATCACTCGAACGTATTGGCGCACTGAAAAGCTTTGAAGCGGCAGCGCAAGAATTGAATATTTCTCAGTCCGCAATTTCACAACGTATTACTCATTTAGAGCAACGCATTGGCTGCATTTTAGTTCGTCGAGGTAAAAGTCTTTCTTTAACGCCCACGGGCCAAGCCCTTGCTGAACACGTGATCAAAGTCAAACAGCTTGAATTAGATGTCAATCATCTGCTCAATATCAACCAATATGCTCATCAATTGAAAATTGTGGTTAACGCCGACAGTCTTGCCACTTGGTGGTTTAAGGCAACGGAACACTTCTACCAACAACATAACGTAATGTTCGATATATTGATTGAAGATCAAAGCGAAGGCTTAAAGCATCTTGAAGAGGGACTGGCGATGGGCTGTTTGTGTAGCAGTGATAAACCGTTGGCCGGCACCCGTTGTGAATATTTAGGCACCATGGAATACCGATTTTATTGCTCGGCCTCATTTCATCAGCGCTATTTCTCAGAAGTGCATTCTCTCGAGGAGCAGCAAGCAAGATTAACTAAAGCGCCTGCGGTAATTTTTGGTGCCGATGACAAATTACAAAAACAGCAATTTCAAAAATGGGGTTTTAATGAAAACTTTCCTTATCATATTTGCCCTTCCAGTGAAGGATTGGCGGATATGATCGTGAATGGTCAAGGTTATGGAATCTTGCCCATCATACAAGCGGCCCCTTTCGCCGATAAACTGATGGATATGTTCCCAGAAAGAGAAGGCATACTGGTACCGCTCTATTGGCATTACTGGCAACAAAGCGGCTCGCTGTTAGAGAAACTGTCGAATGTGTTGATCGGATCAAATGTGCAAAAATTGATTAGATAA
- a CDS encoding isocitrate lyase, whose amino-acid sequence MPNTTQQHSYKQQLSDATSLIEKQGSTWSAITPEYVARMRLQNRFKTGLDIARYTAKIMREDMDAYDNNSANYTQSLGCWHGFIGQQKMISIKKHFETTRGRYLYLSGWMVAAMRSEFGPLPDQSMHEKTTVPMLIEELYTFLKQADARELNHLFKDLDAAQASGDQVKVQAVQKQIDNFETHVVPIIADIDAGFGNEEATYLLAKKMIEAGACCIQIENQVSDAKQCGHQDGKVTVPHEDFLAKINAVRYAFLEMGVEDGVIVARTDSLGAGLTQKIPVSQTAGDLSDQYNAYIDGVEITSLSELESGDMVLKQGDAVIKPTRLPNGLIRFKPDTGEDRVVLDCITSLQNGADLLWIETEKPHVEQIAGMVNRIREVIPNAKLVYNNSPSFNWTLNFRQQVFDAWQAEGKDVGTYDRAQLMSQVYDGSELALEADAKIQSFQRDAAAQAGIFHHLITLPTYHTAALSTDNLAKDYFGEQGMLAYVAGVQRKELRQGLASVKHQDMSGSNIGDDHKEYFSGDQALKASGENNTMNQFS is encoded by the coding sequence ATGCCAAATACCACTCAACAACATAGCTACAAACAACAGCTTTCTGATGCCACTAGCCTAATTGAAAAACAAGGTAGCACCTGGAGTGCGATTACCCCCGAATACGTAGCTCGCATGCGCCTGCAAAATCGCTTCAAAACCGGGTTAGATATTGCACGTTATACCGCAAAAATCATGCGTGAAGACATGGATGCTTACGATAACAACTCGGCTAATTACACCCAATCTTTAGGTTGCTGGCATGGTTTCATCGGCCAACAAAAAATGATTTCAATTAAGAAGCATTTTGAAACCACTCGTGGTCGTTACTTGTACCTTTCTGGCTGGATGGTAGCGGCAATGCGCTCTGAGTTTGGCCCATTGCCCGACCAATCCATGCATGAGAAAACGACGGTGCCAATGTTAATTGAAGAGCTATACACCTTCTTAAAACAAGCGGATGCACGCGAGCTCAATCATCTATTTAAAGATCTCGATGCAGCGCAAGCCTCAGGCGACCAAGTAAAAGTACAAGCCGTACAAAAACAAATCGACAATTTTGAAACTCATGTTGTTCCAATCATTGCCGATATCGATGCCGGTTTTGGTAACGAAGAAGCGACTTACCTATTGGCGAAGAAAATGATTGAAGCGGGTGCCTGTTGTATCCAAATCGAAAACCAAGTATCGGACGCGAAACAATGTGGTCACCAAGACGGTAAAGTGACCGTACCACACGAAGATTTCTTAGCGAAAATCAATGCAGTTCGTTACGCATTCCTAGAAATGGGCGTGGAAGATGGTGTTATCGTGGCACGTACCGATTCATTAGGCGCAGGCCTGACTCAGAAAATCCCAGTGTCTCAAACTGCAGGCGACCTTTCTGACCAATATAACGCGTATATTGATGGCGTAGAAATTACCTCACTATCAGAATTAGAATCTGGTGACATGGTATTAAAACAAGGTGATGCAGTGATCAAACCCACTCGTCTGCCAAATGGTCTGATTCGCTTCAAGCCTGACACAGGTGAAGATCGCGTAGTACTAGACTGCATTACCTCCCTACAAAACGGTGCGGATCTATTGTGGATTGAAACGGAGAAACCACACGTTGAGCAAATCGCTGGCATGGTGAATCGTATCCGCGAAGTGATCCCGAATGCTAAGCTGGTTTACAACAACAGCCCATCGTTTAACTGGACGCTTAACTTCCGTCAGCAAGTATTTGACGCATGGCAAGCAGAAGGCAAAGATGTCGGCACTTATGACCGCGCGCAATTGATGAGCCAAGTGTACGACGGTTCAGAACTGGCACTAGAAGCAGATGCGAAAATCCAAAGTTTCCAACGTGATGCGGCGGCGCAAGCGGGTATTTTCCACCACTTGATCACGCTACCGACTTACCACACTGCAGCGCTTTCAACCGATAACTTGGCCAAAGACTACTTCGGTGAACAAGGCATGTTAGCTTACGTAGCAGGCGTTCAGCGTAAAGAACTGCGTCAAGGTTTGGCTTCAGTGAAACACCAAGACATGTCGGGGTCGAACATCGGTGATGATCACAAAGAATACTTCTCTGGTGATCAAGCATTAAAAGCCTCAGGCGAAAACAATACGATGAATCAGTTCTCGTAA